The Dendropsophus ebraccatus isolate aDenEbr1 chromosome 3, aDenEbr1.pat, whole genome shotgun sequence genomic interval TCCTTCCCCTAAAACCATTAGTCATGCGCTACATTTAGTGTAACATCCATGTTTCCAGAAATTTTTTGTGTGGATTGTTGCCGAGCAttaccatgtgactgatcacatgactgtgacattaTGGCAGGTCCtgtaagcacacggctcctgtacagctgtgCAGGTGGAGGGAAGGGAGGAttaaccccccctccctgctctgtcccTGTATTCGGGAGCAGTTCTTTTGGCCGCTGCATTTTACCGTATAATGTATGTGACAGAGAAATACGATAAATgggaaaaactgagaaagaaaaaaaatataattgtgCATTTTATGGCGtgtttatttttgtgtgtgtggtaaaatttagatttttttattttttagagcgATCAATaaccttatattatatatattacattgtttcatcttctctccattcatctcccaacactccaggatcctctgctgatatcttctatataagagaccgacccatcaaccatggagagagacagagacaagatggccgagaggataataaccctcaccctacacatactcttcctgcttactggggaggtgagggattctgggagtgatgtcatcatgacatcattcttatctatggaataacatggtggagctgctgagtggagaggtgagactgtggctgctgggacattatacagtaacaccactggagggggggggggggatgactgtgtgatcattgtttgtgtcaggttcctataaggtgtcaggacgtggcggtctatttctccattttatttatataaaatataagtATAATTTTAGGTTTTATTCTTGGCAGATGACGGTACCTGGAGCTCTGGATATCTGATGTCTCCAGATTCTGAAGTTGCTGATCATTGTATAACACAAGATACATACAGAGAGCGAGCCAAGATCCTGGATATACCCTCAGCCCTTCACAGTGAAGAAGAACTTTCCTTCCATTCATTTAAGCAGGTTCTGTCTTCATCACAGAATATGAGTGACAGTGGGGGTGATATTCATCACAGAGCTCAGAGAAAGGAGGAACCGTCTTCATATTTAGAACATGGGAAAAATATAACGGTTAAATCACGTATCGTGAAACATAAAATttctcacacaggagagaagccattttcatgtacagAATGTAACAAAAGTTTTACGCAGAAATCACATCTtcaaagacataaaaaaaactcacacaggggaaaaaccattttcatgtgcagaatgcgggaaatgttttagtcAGAAGCAACATCTTGTTCGACATCAAGGAACTCattcaggggagaagccattttcatgttcagaatgtgagaaaagttttactcagaaatcagatcttcgTAGACATctaaaaactcacacaggggagaagccatttttatgtgcAGAATGCGGCAAATGTTTTAGTGTGAAGCTGCATCTTATTCGACATCAAGGAACTCattcaggagagaagccattttcatgtttagagtgtgggaaatgttttgctcagaAATTACATGTTGTTCGACATCAGatgattcacacaggggagaagccgtttacATGTTTGGAATGTGGCAAAGGTTTTATTTCTAAATCACTCCTTGTtatacatcaaagaactcacacaggggagaagccatttccatgcttagaatgtgggaaatgtttttataGAAAGTCATTACTTGTTGAACATCAAATGGATCACGCCGGAAAGAGGCCATATTTATGTTCAGagtgtggcaaatgttttactcagaaatcaaatcTTATTAGACATCACATAACTCACACaaaagagaagccattttcatgccctGAATGTGTGAAATGTTTTTCTAACCACAAAACTTTTGTTAAACATTTAAAATTTCACTTAAGGTAAACGTCATATTTATGTACAGAATGTGAGAAATATGTTACTTCTTGTTATCAAATAGCCACAGCCCAGAAACCATTTTCACGTTCAGAATGTGCAAAATGTTTTACTCATAAACAGCTTTTATTCTGCGGAAAAGGACTCACTTTCATGTTTACATACTGTGGCATTGTGCAGCCTAAAGAGACGGTCTTACACCACTGGAGGCGAGACTTCGGTACAGTGGGGAGACTCCACTCTGGCCTGATCTCAGTGAGAACTACCTAAGAGACAGGGTAAAGATCCCCAGTCTGGAGTGACAAGCGTGCTAAGGGGACATGCGGAGAGACGGACCCTGTAGCCCTGTAGGTCTATGCAGCGCTCAGGTCTGTTGGACTCAGAATCGAAATTGGAAAGAGTGTGAGGTGACACGTGAGGGGTCGGTGTTATACTGGTAGGTAGGATGTCAGGGTGACTAAATGTTAGAGCCCAGGCTTTAttctgtgcactgtgtgtgtagTTTATGTATTGTTTATTTTGTATTGAAGAATGAAGTTGGCTGCGGACAGTTTTGAAACCTGATCCTGTCATGTTGCAGTGAAATTTTTGATgtctccattagagatgagcgaagggaATACTGCAAAAATTTGATTACTTGACGAAGTGAATTGTTgctaaattcacaaaaaaaaagtttattcaccTTTCTGGAACAGGACACGGACAGGTATATTTAAATTTGTTATTTTTGGTTCACAAagttatcatcattattattattatttattatgcgcctttaattccagagcgctatataatagatagggggtaacaagcaggaacaatcgcttctcggccttttggctaagatcaagtctagtatctgttcttatcagtttaatatctgatacgtcccctatctggggaccatatattaaatggatttttagaacagggagatggaaaaagagcttgctctgtcctctccagggattgacctggtattgcagtgcctccaggttcagtgcacaaaaaaaaccaagcaggaacaatacaagatcaagaaacgttacatgaaggcaaaagacagactggtacatgggggaagaggaccctgcccgcgagggcttacaatctataaggtatggggagagaaacagtgtaatgcagaattattataggttgtagagTAATAGTTTGTGGTTATAATTCTGCATTCTGGTATTAATTCAGCTTTCACACTTAAATGGCTTACTTAGAATGGACTCACAAAAGTTCACGAATTTAGCGGTAAAATTTTCAAACGATTCACTCTAGTCTCCATCATCACAACCCAGGGGATGATGACTCTGATCAGTTATTGACTGCAGAACATGTTACGTTTGGTGCAATAGTAACCACCATTGTGCTTCATCTTCAACCCCTCTAACAGTCGTATGTAAAGGACATCATTCCCCTCCCTTTAGCCTCCTCCATGTAAAAGTCATCACTTCCCTTCCTTCAGCCTAAGGactctattacaccaaacaattatcgacTGTACCTGGCCAATTACCGGCTGttccggccgataatcgtttggtgtaaaagGTACTCATGTTAAAAGGATTAAGCAataggttgtatctatgtttccTGGCAGCCGTAGGGCggtatccatcttcttcagccactgggagtcaaatgcagagcattcaggtttgaAGAACGTTGCCGACCCTGGACACTTCGgcaactctgctcaacactagtcatcagTGTATGGGGCAGGCCGAGGACTCGAGGGAGCTAGAACATTTAGCTGTTTAGAAAACTGCACGTCATTGGTAGTTCAGAGGTCGGATTGACTCcctgggggggatttacgaagagtaCGCCagaggtgcagattcgccccttctccctggcatacacctccCGTACACCCGGCTTGCCCAAtaggc includes:
- the LOC138787558 gene encoding oocyte zinc finger protein XlCOF6.1-like, coding for MARELSNVQAKLGKPKIQHRNVDDGTWSSGYLMSPDSEVADHCITQDTYRERAKILDIPSALHSEEELSFHSFKQVLSSSQNMSDSGEFLTQERSHFHVQNVTKVLRRNHIFKDIKKTHTGEKPFSCAECGKCFSQKQHLVRHQGTHSGEKPFSCSECEKSFTQKSDLRRHLKTHTGEKPFLCAECGKCFSVKLHLIRHQGTHSGEKPFSCLECGKCFAQKLHVVRHQMIHTGEKPFTCLECGKGFISKSLLVIHQRTHTGEKPFPCLECGKCFYRKSLLVEHQMDHAGKRPYLCSECGKCFTQKSNLIRHHITHTKEKPFSCPECVKCFSNHKTFVKHLKFHLR